Proteins found in one Crassostrea angulata isolate pt1a10 chromosome 3, ASM2561291v2, whole genome shotgun sequence genomic segment:
- the LOC128178909 gene encoding alanine--tRNA ligase, cytoplasmic-like, whose translation MLMRVFGNHKVCRNCLRRLRTLNKSFQREGSSHSWRSASVRSTFLDFFCGKHEHLFVPSSSIIAKKGEGSYFTNAGMNQFKPIFLNDVGDGSPMSHYRRVANSQKCVRIGGKHNDLEDVGHDLTHHTFFEMLGSWSFGDYFKREACAMALELLRDVYKIPMSALYFTYFKGDNSLQLEEDLETRDLWLSLGVHKERVLPFGMRDNFWDMGVTGPCGPCTEIHYDHHHSGNRLVPHLVNANSPQVVEIWNLVFMQYNRQLDQSLVPLLQRHVDTGLGLERLTATLQNSTSNYDTDLFTPIFDAIHKDCGTPRYQGRVGSDDLGGRDMAYRVVADHIRMLCVCLSEGILPDRVDQHGHKVRLVLYRCLQSAKVLGVNPGYISSLVDIIVDSLGGTYPELHQSCKMIKDVINSSEDHYYHTLEQGTNTFKKFLRKRKKTGPISELESGDLLSGHYGYPVPMEILTSLAQQHKLSIQIPQRGSEKQTDKQKEQVYDLSHLQSLPHTDDHYKYLYKRTGSDYEFPDLPDTSVVGILSRQCGESEESLQSGQEASLFLDKTCFYAECGGQIGDTGILQNETSVFVVTDTQRVGELIQHVGYVEKGEIRKGDKLTARINQDRRLGNMRAHTATHLLNWSLRKLTSDARQNGSQVGEDRLYFEVFTARAMDTVADVNQLQDGVRGLIGRGLPVSSHSLPLSEAQSLDHVVYLLNEVYPHTVNVVSIETEEESKSVELCGGTHVLNTQDIGDFCIEKFKGVGQGRKCFYCFTGQLATQAQHNGNTLQKMMSNLEIAVKTERGHQKWEDMIKSINTMMFSAVLPKLERDDVENRLNQIEHVAMTKLNALNTQELQKEIMISIRKIRSWLQLTIDYGNTNVIKKALLTTSIDRPVVVMKSDSKTTHFGVAFPKNCDAKLKEEILKVFRDHDVKLRQQKKTIKIEFWCVNVHDLVKSEEIQWALSVLYYRSLREDSKTR comes from the exons atgCTGATGAGAGTATTCGGAAATCACAAAGTGTGTCGGAATTGCTTGAGGAGGCTAAGGACCCTGAATAAGTCTTTCCAGAGAGAGGGGAGTTCGCACAGCTGGAGATCTGCGTCCGTTCGTTCCACTTTCCTGGACTTCTTCTGTGGGAAGCACGAACACCTGTTTGTACCTTCATCCTCGATCATTGCGAAGAAAGGGGAAGGTTCTTACTTCACGAATGCAGGAATGAACCAG tTTAAGCCTATTTTTCTTAATGATGTTGGGGACGGAAGCCCAATGTCACACTACAGGAGAGTAGCCAACAGCCAGAAATGTGTTCGGATTGGAGGAAAGCACAATGACCTTGAAGATGTTGGCCATGACCTTACACATCACACATTCTTTGAAATGCTGGGAAGCTGGTCATTTGGAGACTACTTCAAA AGAGAAGCGTGTGCCATGGCTTTGGAACTACTGAGGGATGTCTACAAGATCCCCATGTCAGCActttattttacctatttcaaGGGAGACAACTCCCTGCAGTTGGAGGAAGATTTAGAAACCAGAGATTTATGGCTCAGCTTGGG TGTTCACAAGGAGCGGGTTCTACCGTTTGGAATGAGGGACAATTTCTGGGACATGGGGGTGACCGGTCCGTGCGGTCCCTGTACAGAGATCCACTATGACCACCACCACTCAGGGAACCGCCTGGTGCCCCACCTAGTGAATGCCAACAGTCCACAGGTGGTGGAGATCTGGAACCTCGTCTTCATGCAGTACAACAG ACAACTGGACCAGTCTTTGGTGCCCCTCCTCCAGAGACACGTGGACACAGGCCTGGGTCTGGAGAGACTGACCGCCACCTTACAGAACTCAACCTCTAACTATGACACTGACCTCTTCACGCCCATATTTGATGCCATTCATAAA GACTGTGGAACTCCGCGTTACCAGGGTCGTGTTGGCTCGGATGACCTTGGGGGTCGGGACATGGCCTACCGAGTGGTGGCTGACCACATCCGAAtgttgtgtgtgtgtctgtctgaGGGAATACTGCCAGATCGAGTGGACCAGCACGG ACACAAGGTGAGGTTGGTGCTGTACCGCTGTCTCCAGTCAGCCAAGGTTCTGGGTGTGAACCCCGGCTACATCTCCAGCCTAGTGGACATTATAGTGGACAGCCTG GGAGGTACATATCCAGAGCTACACCAGAGTTGTAAAATG ATAAAGGATGTCATCAATTCATCGGAGGACCATTACTACCACACACTGGAACAAGGCACCAACACTTTCAAAAAGTTCCtcagaaaaagaaagaagaCTGGCCCCATATCTG AGTTAGAATCCGGTGATTTGTTGTCGGGACATTATGGCTATCCTGTTCCCATGGAGATTTTAACAAGTCTGGCACAGCAACATAAACTGTCCATACAGATTCCACAAAGAGGCTCAGAGAAACAGACTGACAAACAGAAG GAACAAGTTTATGATCTGAGTCACCTGCAGAGTCTACCACATACTGATGACCATTACAAGTACCTGTATAAAAGGACGGGGTCAGACTATG AGTTTCCAGACTTGCCAGATACCAGTGTAGTGGGAATTCTCTCTAGACAGTGCGGGGAATCCGAGGAGTCCCTCCAGTCCGGACAGGAAGCCAGCCTCTTCCTGGATAAGACCTGCTTCTATGCAGAGTGTGGGGGACAGATAGGGGACACGGGAATTCTCCAAAACGAG ACGTCAGTCTTTGTTGTGACTGATACACAGAGAGTAGGAGAACTCATTCAGCATGTTGGTTATGTAGAGAAAGGGGAGATAAGAAAAGGTGATAAACTCACAGCCAGAATTAATCAG GATAGGAGACTTGGTAACATGAGAGCCCATACAGCCACTCACCTTCTGAACTGGTCCCTGAGAAAGCTGACCAGTGATGCTAGACAAAATGGCTCCCAGGTCGGGGAGGATCGACTGTATTTTGAAGTGTTCACGGCA agaGCGATGGACACGGTGGCTGATGTGAATCAGCTACAGGACGGAGTGCGGGGGCTGATTGGTCGCGGACTTCCTGTCTCCAGTCATAGTCTCCCCCTCAGTGAGGCCCAGTCATTGGACCATGTTGTCTATCTACTCAACGAG GTGTACCCTCACACTGTCAATGTGGTATCCATAGAAACAGAGGAGGAATCTAAGTCTGTGGAGCTGTGTGGTGGAAC GCATGTATTAAACACCCAGGACATCGGTGATTTCTGCATCGAGAAATTTAAAGGAGTGGGACAAGGAAGGAAGTGTTTCTACTGCTTCACAGGACAGCTAGCCACTCAA GCACAACATAATGGGAATACACTTCAGAAAATGATGAGTAATTTAGAAATTGCTGTGAAGACGGAGAGGGGACACCAGAAGTGGGAGGACATGATTAAGTCAATTAACACG ATGATGTTCAGTGCCGTGTTACCCAAGCTGGAAAGAGATGATGTGGAAAATCGATTGAATCAAATTGAACATGTGGCTATGACAAAGCTCAATGCATTAAACACTCAAGAACTGCAAAAG GAAATAATGATAAGTATACGAAAAATTCGAAGCTGGCTTCAGTTGACCATAGACTATGGAAATACGAATGTG ATTAAAAAGGCTTTACTCACAACCTCTATAGACAGACCAGTGGTTGTCATGAAATCTGACAGCAAGACGACACATTTTGGGGTGGCTTTTCCTAAG AATTGTGATGctaaattaaaagaagaaattttgaaagtgtTCAGAGACCATGATGTCAAACTGAGGCAGCAGAAGAAGACGATCAAGATTGAGTTCTGGTGTGTGAATGTCCACGACCTTGTTAAAAGCGAGGAGATCCAGTGGGCCTTGTCGGTCCTATATTACAGATCACTGAGGGAAGACTCTAAGACCAGATAA